Proteins encoded together in one Impatiens glandulifera chromosome 1, dImpGla2.1, whole genome shotgun sequence window:
- the LOC124910080 gene encoding putative receptor-like protein kinase At3g47110: MRFWLVLQQLALLVLIITTDALNNNETDHVSLLAMKSKILDPFGGGALSSWNESSHFCNWEGVLCGKRHKRVTLIDLTSLGLSGTLSPHVGNLTFLRRLWLDNNSFHGEIPNEIGGLYRLKELVLQRNSFQGRIPVSLSRCSSLAYLYFGSNNLVGTIPEEFSSLSMLKKINVYENNLTGGVPKFLGNITSLQGFSASYNLFGGTIPNNLGQLKNLVFLGLAGNQISGMIPSSLYNLSNLIVLSLPFNHLHGSLPPYIGNMFPHLERLELHVNNFTGQLPNSIGNLTKVVNLSFAVNKFSGKLTVDFSKLVNLLILHLHVDNLGSGDFDEMNFLESLTNCSSLEMLIINRNQLRGVLPDLVGNLSSNMNFFTLDSNQLQGRIPPTIGNLVNLSFLNMEDNRFTGPIPCTIGKLQKLQRFSLGRNQLSGTIPDSIGNLSLVNDLSFSNNNLEGTIPSSIATAKD; encoded by the coding sequence ATGAGGTTCTGGTTGGTGCTACAACAATTGGCACTCCTCGTACTAATCATTACTACTGATGCACTTAATAATAACGAAACTGATCATGTTTCACTATTGGCTATGAAGTCCAAGATCCTCGACCCTTTTGGTGGGGGAGCTTTGAGTTCATGGAATGAGTCTTCCCATTTCTGCAATTGGGAAGGTGTGCTCTGCGGTAAAAGGCACAAGAGGGTCACTCTCATTGATCTAACCTCTTTGGGTTTGTCGGGCACCTTGTCTCCTCATGTAGGAAATCTCACCTTTCTTAGACGACTATGGCTAGACAACAATAGCTTCCATGGGGAAATCCCAAATGAAATAGGTGGCTTGTACAGGCTGAAAGAATTGGTGCTCCAAAGGAACAGTTTCCAGGGAAGGATTCCGGTCAGCCTGTCGCGCTGCTCTAGCCTCGCGTATCTATATTTTGGAAGCAATAATCTGGTGGGAACCATCCCCGAAGAATTTAGCTCCTTGTCGATGCTCAAGAAGATCAACGTATATGAAAACAATTTAACTGGAGGAGTTCCAAAATTTCTGGGCAATATCACTTCTCTTCAAGGATTCTCTGCTTCATATAATCTCTTTGGTGGAACTATTCCAAATAACTTGGGGCAGTTAAAGAACCTCGTATTTCTTGGATTGGCTGGTAATCAGATATCTGGTATGATCCCTTCATCATTGTATAACCTCTCCAACTTGATTGTTTTATCTTTACCATTTAATCATCTTCACGGGAGTCTTCCACCCTACATTGGGAACATGTTCCCGCATTTGGAACGGCTTGAACTCCATGTTAACAACTTTACCGGACAACTTCCAAATTCAATAGGGAATCTTACCAAAGTCGTGAATCTATCTTTTGCCGTAAACAAATTCAGTGGCAAACTGACGGTTGATTTCAGCAAACTAGTGAATCTCCTGATTCTTCATTTACATGTTGACAATTTAGGGAGCGGGGATTTTGATGAAATGAATTTCCTCGAGTCGCTAACAAATTGCAGCAGTTTGGAAATGTTGATCATAAATCGCAACCAGTTGAGAGGAGTGCTTCCTGATTTGGTAGGGAATCTATCATCAAATATGAATTTCTTTACCCTTGATTCAAACCAACTGCAAGGCAGGATTCCTCCAACCATCGGAAACCTTGTTAACTTGTCTTTTTTAAACATGGAAGATAACAGATTCACTGGGCCGATTCCATGTACCATAGGTAAACTTCAAAAGTTGCAGAGATTTTCCCTCGGACGAAATCAGCTTTCGGGTACTATTCCGGATTCAATTGGAAATCTTTCGTTGGTGAATGATCTCTCTTTCAGTAACAATAACCTAGAAGGGACGATACCTTCCAGTATTGCAACTGCCAAAGATTAA